A genome region from Perca fluviatilis chromosome 20, GENO_Pfluv_1.0, whole genome shotgun sequence includes the following:
- the LOC120549749 gene encoding gap junction alpha-5 protein-like, which translates to MGDWNLLGSILEEVHIHSTIVGKIWLTILFIFRMLILGAAAEDVWDDEQSEFVCNTDQPGCKSVCYDRAFPISLIRYWVLQVIFVSAPSLVYMGHALYCIQALDKERHRRRAQLREELDEVESALDEHKRMERELKRLEEQKKVKKAPLRGSLLRTYIIHILTRSVVEVCFILGQYTLYGVQLEPLYRCERMPCPNSVDCYISRPTEKSIFMVFMIVIAGVSLFLNILEISHLGIRKIKQTLYGERYAEDDSLIYKSKKKASFPHLCVMSNVSPHNGPLTQTFKVIPEADMKPLHYNTGLKANQDASRHNSLAYVGHSQTSYICPQPRMPPRSGQNCEIQAPQTHEGPEVRTAKVDHHPAWASAASITEGSATSHHEDPSEGEHHHPSHLEALLCASILRPSAIRDLDEDERRESMGSQVLLPNPRKTSFMTRPPSESYSSISGSTSPSLHTSEESDELGSLQGDMPMMPPAGGRRMSMSMFLDISSIMKK; encoded by the exons ATGGGTGACTGGAACCTGCTGGGCAGCATCCTAGAAGAGGTCCACATTCATTCCACTATCGTGGGCAAGATCTGGCTTACCATACTCTTTATCTTCCGCATGCTGATCCTGGGTGCAGCTGCTGAGGACGTATGGGACGACGAGCAGTCCGAGTTTGTCTGCAACACTGACCAGCCAGGCTGCAAGTCGGTCTGCTACGATCGTGCATTCCCCATCTCCCTTATTCGCTACTGGGTCCTGCAAGTCATCTTTGTCTCTGCGCCCTCGCTGGTCTACATGGGCCATGCCCTCTACTGCATCCAAGCACTGGACAAGGAGCGCCACCGCAGACGGGCCCAGCTCAGGGAGGAGCTGGACGAGGTTGAGTCGGCTTTGGACGAACATAAGCGCATGGAGAGGGAGCTAAAGAGGCTGGAAGAGCAGAAAAAGGTGAAGAAGGCTCCTCTCAGAGGCTCTCTGTTGAGAACCTACATCATCCATATCCTTACACGCTCTGTGGTGGAGGTCTGCTTCATCCTGGGCCAGTATACACTCTATGGCGTCCAACTGGAGCCACTCTATAGGTGTGAGAGGATGCCATGCCCCAACAGTGTAGACTGTTACATCTCTAGGCCCACAGAGAAGTCCATCTTCATGGTCTTCATGATCGTCATTGCTGGTGTGTCACTTTTCCTCAATATTCTGGAAATATCCCACCTGGGCATCAGGAAAATCAAACAGACACTGTATGGAGAGAGGTATGCGGAAGATGACAGTTTGATTTACAAGTCCAAGAAGAAGGCGTCCTTTCCACACCTTTGTGTAATGAGTAATGTATCACCTCACAATGGGCCTTTGACTCAGACCTTCAAAGTGATTCCAGAGGCGGACATGAAGCCTCTTCATTACAACACTGGGCTCAAAGCCAACCAGGATGCATCGAGACACAACAGCTTGGCTTATGTGGGACACAGTCAGACCAGCTATATCTGTCCCCAACCTAGGATGCCACCCAGGTCTGGCCAGAACTGTGAAATTCAAGCCCCACAAACCCATGAAGGTCCAGAGGTCCGCACAGCTAAGGTGGACCATCATCCGGCCTGGGCGTCTGCTGCGTCTATTACGGAGGGAAGTGCAACAAGCCATCATGAGGATCCCAGTGAGGGAGAACACCATCACCCGAGCCATTTGGAAGCTCTGCTTTGCGCTAGCATCTTAAGGCCCAGTGCTATCAGAGACCTGGATGAGGATGAGCGTAGGGAGTCAATGGGAAGCCAAGTACTGCTCCCCAACCCCAGGAAGACCAGCTTCATGACCAGGCCACCATCTGAGAGCTACTCCTCCATCAGTGGCTCCACGAGCCCTTCCTTACATACCTCAGAGGAGTCGGATGAACTGGGCTCCCTGCAGGGAGACATGCCCATGATGCCGCCTGCCGGAGGCCGAAGAATGTCAATG AGCATGTTTCTGGATATCTCCTCTATCATGAAGAAGTGA